The following DNA comes from candidate division KSB1 bacterium.
CCTAAACCATAACTTCCAACAACAACGGGAGACATCATCTTTTGCACCATCTCCGTTGTCAGAACTTTATTTGATTCTCCGCGCAAGGAGCGTTGCAGCTCAATCAGAAACAAAGCTAAATCGTTAGGTGTGGTCCAAAGGCCGGCTGCCGCCATTTCAGGATAAATGTGATGTTTGCTGGGTACAACGTTTCCATTTGTATAATGTCCTGAACTCGCGTAGCTTACTTCTTGTGCCGGTAGAGGTTGGGCAAATGCACTGTTTTGCATCCCAAGCGGGCCAAGCACCAGCTCTTGCAGAATTTGTGGAAATGGTTTTTGTTCGACATCAATTAAAGCCTGCTGCATAATACAAAAGCCGCCGCCGGAATACTTGAATTCGCGACCCGGCATCCGGTCCACAAAAATGACCGGC
Coding sequences within:
- a CDS encoding beta-lactamase family protein, whose product is MTTWKVPENQFTANEKVTLRRLISHTAGTTVHGFRGYRYTEPVPSLVEVLNGASPANSPVIFVDRMPGREFKYSGGGFCIMQQALIDVEQKPFPQILQELVLGPLGMQNSAFAQPLPAQEVSYASSGHYTNGNVVPSKHHIYPEMAAAGLWTTPNDLALFLIELQRSLRGESNKVLTTEMVQKMMSPVVVGSYGLGLEIYQVSAEKYFGQGGANEGFRCLMIAHNSGVGLVVMTNSDNGSKLNDKIFDLIATKENWPGAL